In a genomic window of Sporosarcina trichiuri:
- the whiA gene encoding DNA-binding protein WhiA → MSFASETKKELTQIETEDCCTKAEIAAFIRMNGVLSFSNKMIMLDVQTENAAIARRLYSNLKKLYTFKVELLVRRKMRLKKNNVYICRIREEARELLDDLDILTNTFQSNQKISEDIIPNDCCKRAYLRGAFLAGGSVNNPETSSYHLEVFSLYQEHSDALVELMNDYQLNAKSIERKKGFVAYLKEAEKIADFLSLIGAHVALMRFEDIRIVRDMRNSVNRLVNCETANLNKTIGAAQRQVENIKLIQSTIGLESLPDRLQEIAHLRVEYQDVTLKELGEMLSGGPVSKSGVNHRLRKIDEIAEKVRVGGIT, encoded by the coding sequence ATGTCTTTCGCATCGGAAACAAAGAAAGAACTGACGCAGATCGAAACTGAAGATTGCTGCACGAAAGCGGAAATCGCCGCGTTCATCCGCATGAACGGGGTCTTGTCGTTTTCCAATAAGATGATCATGCTGGATGTGCAGACGGAAAACGCTGCCATTGCGAGACGGCTGTACTCCAATCTGAAGAAGTTATATACATTCAAAGTGGAACTGCTCGTACGCCGGAAAATGCGTCTGAAGAAGAACAATGTGTATATTTGCAGGATCCGGGAAGAAGCACGGGAATTACTGGACGATCTCGACATCCTGACGAATACATTCCAGTCGAACCAGAAGATTTCGGAAGACATCATCCCGAACGACTGCTGCAAACGGGCATACCTTCGCGGAGCCTTCCTGGCAGGCGGCTCCGTCAATAATCCGGAGACGTCATCCTATCACCTCGAGGTATTCTCGCTCTATCAGGAGCATTCCGACGCTCTTGTGGAGCTCATGAACGACTACCAGCTGAACGCAAAGTCGATCGAACGGAAAAAAGGGTTCGTGGCGTATTTGAAGGAAGCGGAAAAGATTGCGGACTTCCTCAGCCTGATCGGGGCGCATGTCGCTCTCATGCGATTCGAAGATATCCGGATTGTGCGTGACATGCGGAACAGCGTGAACCGGCTTGTGAACTGCGAGACGGCCAATCTGAACAAGACGATCGGAGCAGCCCAGCGCCAAGTGGAGAACATCAAGCTCATCCAGTCGACGATCGGCCTGGAATCGCTGCCGGACCGTCTGCAGGAAATCGCGCATCTGCGTGTGGAATATCAGGATGTCACGCTGAAGGAGCTCGGAGAGATGCTCTCCGGAGGACCCGTCAGCAAGTCGGGGGTCAACCACCGGCTCCGCAAAATCGATGAAATCGCCGAAAAAGTGCGGGTGGGCGGAATAACGTAA
- a CDS encoding HPr family phosphocarrier protein, with protein sequence MIEKTAEVKIKPGLQARQAALFVQEANRFTSDVYVKRDERQVNAKSIMGVMSLAIAQGSTVQVITEGADEEQAAATLTAFIEGEA encoded by the coding sequence ATGATCGAAAAAACAGCAGAAGTGAAGATTAAACCCGGCCTGCAGGCGAGACAGGCGGCCCTGTTCGTGCAGGAGGCGAACCGGTTTACTTCGGATGTCTATGTAAAGCGGGATGAGCGGCAGGTCAATGCCAAAAGCATCATGGGCGTCATGAGCCTAGCTATCGCCCAAGGCAGCACAGTCCAGGTGATCACCGAAGGAGCAGATGAAGAACAGGCAGCTGCGACGCTGACTGCGTTCATCGAAGGGGAAGCGTGA
- the clpP gene encoding ATP-dependent Clp endopeptidase proteolytic subunit ClpP, protein MHQKEERNMNLIPTVIEQTNRGERAYDIYSRLLKDRIIMLGSQIDDNVANSIVAQLLFLESEDPDKDISIYINSPGGSITAGMAIYDTMQYIKPDIQTICIGMAASMGSFLLAAGTEGKRYALPNAEVMIHQPLGGAQGQATEIEIAAKHILFIREKLNKILSERTGQPIEVIEKDTDRDNFMTAERAKEYGLIDHIITRSDMRESESK, encoded by the coding sequence ATTCATCAAAAGGAGGAACGGAACATGAACTTGATTCCTACAGTTATTGAACAGACGAACCGCGGCGAGCGTGCGTATGATATTTACTCCCGCCTGCTGAAAGACCGCATCATCATGCTCGGCAGCCAGATCGATGACAACGTGGCAAATTCCATCGTTGCCCAGCTGCTATTCCTGGAATCCGAAGACCCGGATAAGGACATCTCGATCTACATCAACAGCCCGGGCGGCAGCATCACTGCTGGTATGGCGATCTACGACACCATGCAGTATATCAAGCCGGACATCCAGACGATCTGTATCGGTATGGCCGCTTCCATGGGATCTTTCCTATTGGCAGCGGGTACGGAAGGAAAGCGCTATGCTCTCCCTAACGCCGAAGTGATGATCCACCAGCCGCTCGGCGGCGCGCAGGGTCAGGCGACTGAAATCGAGATCGCTGCGAAGCACATCCTCTTCATCCGTGAAAAGCTCAACAAAATCTTGTCGGAGCGTACCGGCCAGCCGATCGAAGTGATCGAGAAGGATACGGACCGCGACAACTTCATGACCGCTGAACGTGCGAAAGAGTACGGTCTCATCGACCATATCATTACGCGTAGCGACATGCGTGAATCGGAAAGCAAGTAA
- a CDS encoding LemA family protein: MKKLLGPIVIIIGIIVVLGLILVPSYNRFVTSEENVDQAYSQIETQLQRRVDLIPNLVNTAKGYAKHEKEVFTNIADARSKLAGANGPEEQAAANDELSGALSRLLAITENYPELKADKQFTQLMDELAGTENRIAVARKDYNGEVASYNKQVQRFPGKLVASVFGFDKKEYFKAAAGAEQAPSVDFGDDE; this comes from the coding sequence ATGAAAAAGTTATTAGGGCCGATTGTCATTATCATCGGAATCATTGTTGTACTGGGATTGATATTAGTTCCGAGCTACAACAGGTTTGTCACATCGGAAGAAAACGTTGATCAGGCCTATTCACAAATCGAAACCCAGCTGCAGCGCCGGGTCGATCTGATCCCGAACCTGGTGAACACGGCGAAAGGGTATGCGAAGCACGAGAAGGAAGTCTTCACGAATATTGCGGACGCCCGCTCGAAGCTGGCAGGGGCGAACGGACCGGAAGAGCAGGCCGCAGCGAACGACGAACTGTCCGGAGCACTGAGCCGTCTTCTTGCCATCACGGAGAACTATCCGGAGCTGAAGGCCGACAAACAGTTCACCCAGCTGATGGATGAGCTGGCGGGTACTGAAAACCGGATCGCCGTCGCACGCAAGGATTACAACGGAGAAGTCGCATCCTACAATAAGCAAGTGCAGCGTTTCCCGGGCAAACTCGTTGCATCGGTATTCGGCTTTGACAAGAAGGAATATTTTAAAGCGGCAGCAGGTGCCGAACAGGCGCCGAGCGTCGACTTCGGGGACGATGAGTAA
- a CDS encoding TPM domain-containing protein: protein MKRTAVRALALLGMLLMLSAAILPSANARGVDIVQDNSGILSESEIQQINDYGKRLYKATGAELAVLIVSDTGGRPIGEFALNKLREFQLGDEKENNGALLVVTTTKDEADKRYFRLEVGYGLEGALPDGKVGRIIDQVAKPYLKAEQPANAVMEAYKAFYNEIAKEYDLNGEELPVATFDEGDSGGGGGIPIVPIIVIAFILIQIFANSGRGGGGGRGGGPGGRSRGVGPIFFPGSFGGGSGGGFGGGSGGGGFGGFGGGGSGGGGGAGRSW, encoded by the coding sequence ATGAAACGGACAGCTGTCCGGGCACTTGCCCTGCTCGGCATGCTGCTTATGCTCTCGGCAGCAATCCTGCCGTCAGCTAATGCACGCGGTGTAGATATTGTCCAAGATAACTCGGGGATACTGTCTGAATCGGAAATCCAGCAGATCAATGACTATGGGAAGAGACTTTACAAGGCAACGGGAGCAGAACTTGCGGTACTGATTGTATCGGATACTGGTGGCCGGCCGATCGGAGAATTCGCATTGAATAAACTGCGGGAATTCCAGCTTGGTGATGAAAAGGAAAATAACGGTGCTCTTCTAGTAGTGACAACTACAAAGGATGAAGCAGATAAAAGATACTTTCGACTTGAAGTAGGCTACGGCTTGGAAGGCGCTTTGCCTGATGGGAAAGTCGGCCGCATTATTGATCAAGTTGCAAAGCCATACTTAAAAGCTGAGCAGCCGGCAAACGCTGTGATGGAAGCCTACAAAGCATTCTATAATGAAATCGCTAAAGAGTATGATCTGAATGGTGAAGAACTCCCTGTCGCAACATTTGACGAAGGCGACAGCGGAGGAGGAGGAGGCATCCCGATTGTACCGATAATCGTCATCGCGTTCATCCTCATCCAGATATTCGCTAATTCCGGAAGAGGCGGAGGAGGCGGACGCGGCGGCGGGCCAGGAGGCAGAAGCCGCGGTGTCGGCCCGATCTTCTTCCCGGGTTCGTTTGGAGGCGGCTCAGGAGGCGGCTTCGGCGGCGGTTCCGGCGGAGGCGGCTTCGGAGGATTCGGAGGCGGCGGCTCAGGCGGAGGAGGCGGCGCCGGCCGTAGCTGGTGA
- a CDS encoding glutaredoxin family protein, with translation MHVIFYTKPGCPLCDEAEQMMQLVSEEYPLTWTSVNIEEDDSKHEQYMLMIPVIEQEGRVLCYGNIGYADLVLLFGE, from the coding sequence ATGCACGTGATCTTTTATACGAAACCGGGCTGTCCGCTGTGCGATGAGGCGGAACAGATGATGCAGCTTGTCAGCGAGGAGTATCCGCTGACATGGACTTCCGTGAATATTGAAGAAGACGACAGTAAGCATGAACAATATATGCTGATGATCCCGGTGATCGAGCAGGAGGGACGGGTCCTCTGCTATGGGAACATCGGATACGCCGATCTTGTGCTCCTTTTCGGCGAGTAA
- a CDS encoding sugar-binding transcriptional regulator produces MKGGVFLKPVIVEAQEKLVPDMMAVLQQRYLVLKLIKTSGPIGRRPLAETAGLSERETRSVMEALRDQHLIQVAKEGARITAEGESVLYDLEPLIELQYERNILGKRIKQTFGIKDVHIVKGDSSEIGASNELLGAEAASVFSSRIGKGRVVAVTGGSTLASIPKHLSCYPGAEDTLFIPARGGVGDDIGLQANVIAATFAQTCNASYKSLYYPESLSEEAHAIFLKEPGAQRMMDLYSSADCLLHGIGDAQKMAVMRESGEDERRLLAARGAKGEAFGYYFNREGEIVHHLRTVGIQTDDLKRIPLILAVAGGSEKAEAILSYLHAAAKQTVLITDEGAARELMNFI; encoded by the coding sequence ATGAAGGGAGGAGTCTTTCTGAAACCGGTTATTGTGGAGGCGCAGGAAAAGCTGGTCCCTGACATGATGGCCGTGCTCCAGCAAAGGTATCTTGTGCTGAAGCTCATCAAGACATCCGGCCCAATCGGCAGGCGGCCGCTTGCGGAGACAGCCGGCCTCTCGGAACGGGAAACCCGTTCCGTCATGGAGGCACTCCGTGACCAGCACCTGATCCAGGTGGCGAAAGAAGGGGCGCGCATCACTGCGGAAGGGGAGAGCGTCCTGTACGATCTCGAACCCCTGATCGAACTGCAGTACGAACGGAATATCCTTGGGAAGCGCATCAAGCAGACGTTCGGCATCAAAGATGTCCATATCGTCAAAGGGGACAGCTCGGAAATCGGTGCTTCGAACGAACTGCTCGGTGCTGAGGCGGCTTCTGTTTTCAGCAGCCGTATCGGCAAGGGCAGGGTCGTCGCAGTTACTGGCGGCAGCACACTAGCTTCCATCCCGAAGCATCTGAGCTGCTATCCGGGGGCGGAGGATACGCTGTTCATCCCGGCGAGGGGTGGTGTCGGCGATGATATCGGCCTGCAGGCCAACGTCATTGCCGCCACGTTCGCCCAGACATGCAACGCTTCCTACAAATCGCTGTACTATCCGGAATCACTCAGTGAAGAAGCACATGCCATCTTCCTGAAAGAGCCGGGTGCACAGCGGATGATGGACTTATACAGCTCGGCCGACTGTCTCCTGCACGGCATCGGGGATGCCCAGAAGATGGCTGTCATGCGGGAGTCCGGCGAAGATGAACGCCGCCTCCTCGCCGCCCGCGGGGCAAAGGGCGAAGCATTCGGCTACTACTTTAACCGCGAGGGCGAGATTGTACATCATCTGCGGACAGTCGGCATCCAGACGGACGACCTGAAGCGCATCCCGCTGATTCTGGCGGTTGCGGGCGGCTCGGAAAAGGCGGAAGCGATTTTGTCCTACCTGCATGCTGCCGCGAAACAGACCGTACTGATCACCGACGAAGGGGCAGCAAGGGAACTCATGAATTTCATCTGA
- the gap gene encoding type I glyceraldehyde-3-phosphate dehydrogenase, whose protein sequence is MTVKMAINGFGRIGRIVMRDSLVHDELEVVAVNDLTNAPMLAHLLKYDSVHGILDADVSSDENHIIVNGKKIRVYAEKDPANLPWGDLGIDIVVESTGVFRDAAGLQKHIDAGAKKAILSAPAKGDVKTLVMGVNEQEYDPKEDKFVSNASCTTNCLAPVVKVLNDKFGVERGMMTTIHSYTNDQRILDLPHEDYRRARAAAESMIPTTTGAASAVTKVIPELKGKLDGMAVRVPTPNVSLVDFVAELGKDVTVEEVNSALKEASENELKGYLFYSDLPLVSKDYNGTHASSTVDGLSTMVLQDSMVKVISWYDNEQGYAARCIDLALYMNEKGL, encoded by the coding sequence ATGACAGTAAAAATGGCGATTAACGGATTTGGACGTATTGGACGTATTGTGATGAGAGACTCTTTGGTACATGACGAATTGGAAGTCGTGGCAGTCAACGACCTGACGAATGCCCCAATGCTTGCACATCTTCTGAAATACGACTCGGTGCACGGTATCCTCGATGCGGATGTCTCTTCTGATGAGAACCACATCATCGTGAATGGCAAAAAGATCCGTGTCTATGCAGAAAAAGACCCGGCAAACCTTCCGTGGGGAGATCTCGGTATCGACATCGTCGTGGAAAGCACAGGTGTGTTCCGTGACGCAGCCGGTCTGCAGAAGCATATCGATGCGGGTGCAAAGAAAGCGATCTTGTCAGCACCTGCGAAAGGCGATGTCAAAACACTCGTCATGGGCGTCAATGAGCAGGAGTATGATCCGAAGGAAGACAAGTTCGTCTCCAACGCATCCTGCACAACGAACTGCCTGGCGCCGGTCGTCAAAGTGCTGAACGACAAATTCGGCGTGGAACGCGGCATGATGACGACCATCCACTCGTATACGAACGACCAGCGGATCCTCGATTTGCCGCATGAGGACTATCGCCGTGCCCGCGCAGCTGCCGAGTCGATGATCCCGACAACTACGGGAGCGGCTTCTGCCGTGACGAAAGTCATCCCTGAGCTGAAGGGCAAACTGGATGGAATGGCAGTCCGTGTGCCGACACCGAACGTTTCGCTCGTCGACTTCGTTGCGGAATTAGGCAAGGATGTCACTGTCGAAGAAGTGAACAGCGCACTGAAAGAGGCTTCTGAGAACGAATTGAAAGGCTACCTGTTCTACAGCGATCTGCCGCTTGTGTCGAAAGACTATAACGGTACACATGCATCATCGACTGTCGATGGATTGTCGACAATGGTACTGCAGGACAGCATGGTGAAAGTCATCAGCTGGTATGACAACGAGCAGGGATACGCTGCACGCTGTATCGACCTTGCGTTGTATATGAACGAAAAAGGTCTCTGA
- a CDS encoding phosphoglycerate kinase, with amino-acid sequence MNPKQTMKDMDLKGKRVFCRVDFNVPMENGKVSDDTRIRAALPTIQYLSEQGAKVILASHLGRPKGQVNDEFRLTAAGERLEELLGKPVVKLDESTGAAVESRISELSDGGVLLLENVRFHPGEEKNDPELAKQFASLADVYVNDAFGAAHRAHATTAGIAEYLPSVQGLLLEKELSILGKALSDPERPFTAIIGGAKVKDKIGVIDHLLDKVDNLLIGGGLSYTFTKAQGHGIGDSLLEEDKIDLAASFIQKAKEKGVNLYLPIDVKVADTFSESANTKVVPIDGIEAGWMGLDIGPKTAEQYADVIKASKLVIWNGPMGVFEMAPFAEGTKQVAQAMAETDAFTIIGGGDSAAAVEKFDVADRMDHISTGGGASLEFMEGKELPGVTALDDRL; translated from the coding sequence ATGAATCCGAAACAGACGATGAAAGACATGGACTTGAAGGGGAAGCGTGTATTCTGCCGCGTCGATTTCAACGTACCGATGGAAAACGGAAAGGTCTCCGATGATACCCGCATCCGTGCGGCGCTGCCGACGATCCAGTATTTGTCCGAACAGGGAGCGAAAGTGATCCTCGCAAGTCATCTTGGACGACCAAAAGGCCAGGTGAACGACGAGTTCCGTCTGACTGCAGCAGGTGAGCGGCTGGAAGAACTGCTCGGAAAGCCCGTTGTGAAGCTTGATGAATCGACAGGAGCTGCAGTGGAATCCCGCATTTCAGAGCTGTCCGACGGCGGCGTGCTTCTGCTTGAGAATGTCCGGTTCCACCCGGGCGAGGAGAAGAACGATCCGGAGCTTGCCAAGCAATTCGCAAGTCTGGCGGATGTCTACGTCAATGATGCGTTCGGCGCTGCTCACCGGGCACATGCGACAACTGCAGGCATCGCGGAGTATCTCCCGAGTGTCCAGGGGCTCCTGCTGGAAAAAGAGCTCAGCATCCTCGGTAAAGCCTTATCCGATCCGGAACGGCCGTTTACTGCGATCATCGGCGGCGCAAAAGTGAAAGACAAGATCGGCGTCATCGACCACCTGCTGGATAAGGTCGATAATCTGCTGATCGGCGGCGGTCTGTCGTATACTTTCACGAAAGCGCAGGGACACGGGATCGGCGACTCCCTATTGGAAGAGGACAAGATCGATCTTGCGGCATCTTTCATTCAGAAGGCGAAGGAAAAAGGGGTCAACCTCTATTTGCCGATCGACGTGAAAGTGGCGGATACGTTCTCTGAAAGCGCAAACACGAAAGTTGTTCCGATCGACGGCATCGAAGCTGGCTGGATGGGGCTCGATATCGGTCCGAAAACGGCGGAACAGTATGCCGATGTCATCAAGGCTTCGAAGCTCGTCATCTGGAACGGACCGATGGGCGTATTCGAAATGGCGCCGTTTGCCGAAGGCACGAAACAAGTGGCGCAGGCGATGGCGGAGACGGATGCCTTCACGATCATCGGCGGCGGCGACTCCGCAGCAGCGGTTGAAAAGTTTGATGTCGCTGACCGGATGGATCATATCTCGACAGGCGGCGGTGCTTCCCTGGAGTTCATGGAAGGGAAAGAACTGCCTGGCGTGACAGCACTGGACGACCGACTTTAA
- the tpiA gene encoding triose-phosphate isomerase: MRKPIIAGNWKMYKTMQEAMDFMNALESRLDGTGAAELVICPPSPYLAALAGKAEKLPVKIGAQTMHEEDEGAFTGEVSPVMLKSIGVELVILGHSERRQYYNETDESVNRKVKAAFAHSLTPIVCVGETLEQREAEETAEVVGRQVKKAFEGVREEDAKQSIVAYEPVWAIGTGRTATAEDANEVCAHIRTVLAEIFSEETAEAIRIQYGGSVKPANIKELLAMSDIDGALVGGASLDPDSFAELAKAGSHE; encoded by the coding sequence ATGAGAAAACCGATCATTGCAGGAAATTGGAAAATGTACAAGACGATGCAGGAAGCAATGGACTTCATGAATGCATTGGAAAGCAGACTGGACGGCACAGGAGCGGCCGAACTCGTCATCTGTCCGCCGTCCCCATACTTGGCGGCACTTGCCGGAAAAGCGGAGAAGCTGCCAGTCAAAATCGGTGCACAGACGATGCATGAGGAAGACGAGGGAGCCTTCACAGGCGAAGTCAGCCCTGTCATGCTGAAAAGCATCGGTGTTGAACTGGTCATCCTCGGCCACTCGGAGCGCAGGCAGTATTATAACGAAACGGACGAGAGTGTGAACCGCAAAGTGAAAGCGGCTTTCGCACACAGTCTGACGCCGATCGTCTGTGTCGGTGAGACACTTGAACAGCGTGAGGCCGAAGAGACAGCGGAAGTGGTCGGACGCCAGGTGAAGAAGGCATTCGAAGGGGTTCGTGAAGAGGATGCGAAACAATCCATCGTCGCCTATGAACCTGTCTGGGCGATCGGCACAGGACGTACGGCAACTGCGGAGGATGCGAACGAAGTGTGCGCGCATATCCGTACTGTTCTTGCGGAGATCTTCTCCGAAGAAACTGCAGAAGCGATCCGCATCCAGTACGGCGGCAGCGTAAAACCTGCCAATATCAAAGAACTGCTGGCGATGAGCGACATTGATGGCGCGCTAGTCGGCGGGGCAAGCCTGGATCCGGACTCGTTTGCCGAACTTGCGAAGGCGGGTTCCCATGAGTAA